One stretch of Mycteria americana isolate JAX WOST 10 ecotype Jacksonville Zoo and Gardens chromosome 16, USCA_MyAme_1.0, whole genome shotgun sequence DNA includes these proteins:
- the GPS1 gene encoding COP9 signalosome complex subunit 1 isoform X1 has translation MPLPVQVFNLQGAVEPMQIDVDPQEDQQNAPDINYVVENPTLDLEQYASSYSGLMRIERLQFIADHCPQLRVEALKMALSFVQRTFNVDVYEEIHRKLSEATRELQNTPDAVPDSGIEPPPLDTAWVEATRKKALLKLEKLDTDLKNYKGNSIKESIRRGHDDLGDHYLDCGDLSNALKCYSRARDYCTSAKHVINMCLNVIKVSVYLQNWSHVLSYVSKAESTPEIAEQRGERDSQTQAILTKLKCAAGLAELAARKYKQAAKCFLLASFDHCDFPELLSPSNVAVYGGLCALATFDRQELQRNVISSSSFKLFLELEPQVRDIIFKFYESKYASCLKMLDEMKDNLLLDMYLAPHVRTLYTQIRNRALIQYFSPYVSADMRKMATAFNTTVAALEDELTQLILEGLINARIDSHSKILYARDVDQRSTTFEKSLLMGKEFQRRAKAMILRAAVLRNQIHVKSPPREGSQGELTPANSQSRMSTNM, from the exons GATTTGGAGCAGTATGCGTCCAGCTACAGTGGTCTGATGCGAATTGAGCGGCTGCAATTTATTGCTGATCACTGCCCACAGCTGCGGGTCGAAGCTCTCAAGATGGCTCTGTCATTTGTCCAGAGAACTTTCAATGTTGATGTGTACGAAGAAATCCACAGAAAGTTGTCTGAGGCCACCAG AGAACTGCAGAATACACCTGATGCTGTCCCTGATAGTGGAATTGAACCTCCTCCTCTTGACACAGCTTGGGTTGAAGCTACACGCAAAAAAGCTCTTCTTAAACTGGAGAAACTCGACACAGATCTGAAAAATTACAAAGGGAACTCCATCAAGGAGAGTATCAG GAGAGGCCATGATGACTTAGGTGACCATTACCTTGACTGTGGGGACCTCAGCAACGCTCTCAAGTGTTACTCGCGAGCCCGTGATTACTGCACCAGTGCTAAACATGTTATCAACATGTGTCTCAATGTCATCAAG GTCAGCGTCTACCTCCAGAACTGGTCTCATGTTCTGAGCTATGTAAGCAAGGCTGAGTCTACACCAGAAATTGCAGAA caaagaggagaaagagacagCCAGACACAAGCAATTCTCACCAAACTGAAATGTGCAGCAG GCTTGGCTGAACTAGCTGCTCGGAAGTACAAACAGGCAGCGAAGTGCTTCTTGTTGGCATCATTTGATCATTGTGATTTCCCTGAG CTGTTGTCTCCTAGCAATGTGGCTGTGTATGGTGGTCTCTGTGCCCTTGCTACCTTTGACCGTCAGGAACTGCAGCGAAATGTTATCTCCAGCAG CTCCTTCAAATTGTTTTTGGAGCTGGAGCCACAGGTCCGTGACATCATCTTCAAGTTTTATGAATCTAAATATGCTTCATGCCTGAAGATGCTGGATGAGATGAAG GACAACCTGCTGCTGGATATGTACCTTGCACCTCATGTCAGGACACTTTATACCCAGATTCGAAATCGTGCCCTTATCCAG taCTTCAGCCCCTACGTGTCGGCAGATATGCGCAAGATGGCCACTGCTTTTAATACCACAGTGGCTGCTCTGGAAGATGAACTTACTCAGCTGATCCTGGAGGGACTGATCAATGCCAGAATAGACTCGCACAGTAAG ATTCTTTATGCTCGAGATGTAGATCAGCGCAGCACAACTTTTGAGAAGTCTTTACTAATGGGCAAAGAGTTTCAGCGACGTGCCAAAGCTATGATCCTGCGAGCTGCAGTCCTGCGCAACCAGATACATGTCAAG TCTCCTCCAAGAGAAGGTAGCCAAGGGGAGCTTACTCCAGCTAACAGCCAGTCCAGGATGAGCACCAACATGTGA
- the GPS1 gene encoding COP9 signalosome complex subunit 1 isoform X2, giving the protein MQIDVDPQEDQQNAPDINYVVENPTLDLEQYASSYSGLMRIERLQFIADHCPQLRVEALKMALSFVQRTFNVDVYEEIHRKLSEATRELQNTPDAVPDSGIEPPPLDTAWVEATRKKALLKLEKLDTDLKNYKGNSIKESIRRGHDDLGDHYLDCGDLSNALKCYSRARDYCTSAKHVINMCLNVIKVSVYLQNWSHVLSYVSKAESTPEIAEQRGERDSQTQAILTKLKCAAGLAELAARKYKQAAKCFLLASFDHCDFPELLSPSNVAVYGGLCALATFDRQELQRNVISSSSFKLFLELEPQVRDIIFKFYESKYASCLKMLDEMKDNLLLDMYLAPHVRTLYTQIRNRALIQYFSPYVSADMRKMATAFNTTVAALEDELTQLILEGLINARIDSHSKILYARDVDQRSTTFEKSLLMGKEFQRRAKAMILRAAVLRNQIHVKSPPREGSQGELTPANSQSRMSTNM; this is encoded by the exons GATTTGGAGCAGTATGCGTCCAGCTACAGTGGTCTGATGCGAATTGAGCGGCTGCAATTTATTGCTGATCACTGCCCACAGCTGCGGGTCGAAGCTCTCAAGATGGCTCTGTCATTTGTCCAGAGAACTTTCAATGTTGATGTGTACGAAGAAATCCACAGAAAGTTGTCTGAGGCCACCAG AGAACTGCAGAATACACCTGATGCTGTCCCTGATAGTGGAATTGAACCTCCTCCTCTTGACACAGCTTGGGTTGAAGCTACACGCAAAAAAGCTCTTCTTAAACTGGAGAAACTCGACACAGATCTGAAAAATTACAAAGGGAACTCCATCAAGGAGAGTATCAG GAGAGGCCATGATGACTTAGGTGACCATTACCTTGACTGTGGGGACCTCAGCAACGCTCTCAAGTGTTACTCGCGAGCCCGTGATTACTGCACCAGTGCTAAACATGTTATCAACATGTGTCTCAATGTCATCAAG GTCAGCGTCTACCTCCAGAACTGGTCTCATGTTCTGAGCTATGTAAGCAAGGCTGAGTCTACACCAGAAATTGCAGAA caaagaggagaaagagacagCCAGACACAAGCAATTCTCACCAAACTGAAATGTGCAGCAG GCTTGGCTGAACTAGCTGCTCGGAAGTACAAACAGGCAGCGAAGTGCTTCTTGTTGGCATCATTTGATCATTGTGATTTCCCTGAG CTGTTGTCTCCTAGCAATGTGGCTGTGTATGGTGGTCTCTGTGCCCTTGCTACCTTTGACCGTCAGGAACTGCAGCGAAATGTTATCTCCAGCAG CTCCTTCAAATTGTTTTTGGAGCTGGAGCCACAGGTCCGTGACATCATCTTCAAGTTTTATGAATCTAAATATGCTTCATGCCTGAAGATGCTGGATGAGATGAAG GACAACCTGCTGCTGGATATGTACCTTGCACCTCATGTCAGGACACTTTATACCCAGATTCGAAATCGTGCCCTTATCCAG taCTTCAGCCCCTACGTGTCGGCAGATATGCGCAAGATGGCCACTGCTTTTAATACCACAGTGGCTGCTCTGGAAGATGAACTTACTCAGCTGATCCTGGAGGGACTGATCAATGCCAGAATAGACTCGCACAGTAAG ATTCTTTATGCTCGAGATGTAGATCAGCGCAGCACAACTTTTGAGAAGTCTTTACTAATGGGCAAAGAGTTTCAGCGACGTGCCAAAGCTATGATCCTGCGAGCTGCAGTCCTGCGCAACCAGATACATGTCAAG TCTCCTCCAAGAGAAGGTAGCCAAGGGGAGCTTACTCCAGCTAACAGCCAGTCCAGGATGAGCACCAACATGTGA